One window of Chloroflexota bacterium genomic DNA carries:
- a CDS encoding alpha/beta hydrolase, with amino-acid sequence MVATFVVAHGAWSSGFAWKKVRPLLRAAGHEVFTPSYTGLGERSHLATPEVNLSTHIQDVVNTLFYEDLHDVILLGHSYGGMVATGVADRASERIRKVVYLDAFVPRDGQSLSDLTQRPADAPPDAPTGGPPEPEGWLVPPMPTSADASDADKAWLADRRGPQPRKTFEEPISLTGAVEKLPRVYIYCLQIRPGDVFGQFAARARGEPGWQYEEIDATHSPNVTAPEKLVEILLRIAKD; translated from the coding sequence ATGGTGGCTACGTTTGTCGTCGCGCACGGAGCCTGGTCGTCGGGCTTCGCCTGGAAGAAGGTCCGGCCGCTCCTGCGAGCGGCCGGCCATGAGGTCTTCACGCCGAGCTACACGGGCCTGGGCGAGCGGTCGCACCTCGCCACACCCGAGGTCAACCTCTCCACTCACATTCAGGATGTCGTGAACACCCTCTTCTACGAGGATCTGCACGACGTGATCCTGCTGGGGCACAGTTACGGCGGCATGGTCGCCACCGGGGTCGCGGACCGTGCGAGCGAGCGCATCCGCAAGGTCGTCTACCTCGACGCCTTCGTGCCGCGAGACGGGCAGTCGCTGTCGGACCTGACCCAGCGGCCGGCCGACGCGCCGCCGGACGCACCGACCGGCGGGCCGCCCGAGCCAGAGGGCTGGCTGGTGCCGCCGATGCCGACCTCGGCCGACGCGTCAGACGCCGACAAGGCGTGGCTGGCCGACCGCCGTGGGCCACAGCCGCGCAAGACGTTCGAAGAGCCGATCTCGCTGACGGGCGCGGTCGAAAAGCTGCCCCGCGTCTACATCTACTGCCTGCAGATCCGCCCCGGCGACGTGTTCGGGCAGTTCGCGGCGCGCGCCCGTGGCGAGCCAGGCTGGCAGTACGAGGAGATCGACGCCACCCACAGCCCGAACGTCACCGCCCCCGAGAAGCT